Below is a window of Dietzia timorensis DNA.
TACGGCCTCACGACGTCAACCTGCCAACTGCCCGGTCGAAGGAAGGATCGGGCATCCGCGACCCGTGCGCACAGGACGCCTTCGCCATCGAAGCAGTCCCGGCCTCCACTTCTCCTTCTCTTGGCCTTCTGTTCGATCAGGTGGTAGTGGGGACCTGAGCGACGCCCGCCGGCCGCCCTGACGAGAGCCGAGGCCCGCCTTCGGCACTTCTCTGATTGAGGGATCCCGGCACCCCCCGTTGCACGAGGCTTCTACGACACGGACTTCGCCGGTCCTATCGCGGGATCGTGAGCCACGCGGATGATCCACGGGATCAGTCGCACGAAAACCACCATGACGACCAGCTCGACCAGGGTCTGCGTGACGACCACGAGGGGAGCGAGGTCGAACGCCGCGGGCAGCGCGAGCACCAGCGGCAGCACGACGAGTGAGTTCCGGGTCGCGCCGATGAACACGATCGCCCGTCTGCCGGGCACGTCGAGGCCCGCGACTCTGCCCGCCAGCATCCCGACCGGCACCATCACGGCGGCGAAGAGGACGTAGACCGGCACCGCGAGGAGCAGAGAGCCGAGCCGCGCGCTCACGCGAGCGATCTGCGAGGCGACGACGACCGCGAGCGTGGCGACCATGAGCGGCACCATCGCGCCCATGACCGCCTGTTCGACCCTGCGCGCGGCGCGCGATCTGGCCGCGGACAGCTGGGTCAGCGCCGCGCCCACGAGGGGCAGGGCGATGATGAGCACGAAGGCCTCGACGAACGGCGCGAACTCCACGGACCCCACGAACTCCGCTCCGACGAACAGCCATAGGTACAGCGGCAGCAGGAGCATCTGGGTGAGCATCAGCAGCGGGGCGGCTGCCAAGAGCTTCTCCTCGTCGCCGCCGGCAAGCCCGGCGAAGACGATCACGTAGTCGATGCACGGGGTCAGCAGCACGAACAGCACGCCGACGAGGAGTACCTGGTCGTGGGCCACGATCCCCGACAGCAGCCAGACGACGGCGGGCACCAGCACGAAGTTCACGACGAGGATCGCGGCAAGGAAGCGCCAGTCGCGGAAGGCGTGCCCGATTCTGCCGAACGGGATGCCGAGGAACGTGGCGTAGAGCAGCAGCGCGAGCACTGGGTGGATCGCCAGCTCGGCCGGGTAGGCGACCACGGGCCAGGCCAGCCCGACGACGGCCCCGATCGCCGGCCCCGCGACATAGAGCGCGACCTCGTGCCGCTCCATCCATTCCACGCTCATCTGCATCTGTTCTCCCTCATCACGTGCAAGGGCGGGCAATCCCGCCTACAGAAAAACGTTAGACCTTGAACCCGGGTTGAAGGTCAAGCTAGCGAAGCATAGGCTCGAAGCATGAAGATCTCCGAGGTCGCCGAGCGCAGCGGAGTGCCGGCGAGCACGCTGCGCTACTACGAGCGCCTCGGCTTCCTCGCGGCGCGCCGGAGCCCGAACGGATACCGGGACTTCGACGAGGGCCACCTCGAGCGGCTCGACTTCATCGCTTCAGCCAAGCGGCTCGGACTCGAACTGCCCGAGATCCGCCGCCTCTTGGAGCTCGCCGACACGGGCACCTGCACCGGCGTCAAGGTCGCGCTGCAGCCGCTGCTGGCCGAGCAGATCGCCGCCGTCGAACGGCAGATCAGCATCCCGACCGCACTCCAGGAACAACTGAGCGCGGCGCAGGCCCACGTCGACGACTGCCCGGACAGCGACGAGCAGTGCCGGTCCGAGTGCGCGTTCCGGGCCTTCGCACGGACCGCGCCGGTGCCCGATCAGTAATAGCCAATAGGTCAGCCATTGCTGTATAGTTCAGTGCATGCTGACTATTGCTTCGCGTCTTGACGTCATGAACCGGCTCGGCCGGGCCATGGCGGACCCGACGCGCTCCCGGATCCTGATGACCCTGCTGGACGGGCCGAGCTACCCGGCCGTGCTCTCGCGCGAGCTGGAGCTGACGCGCTCGAACGTGTCGAACCATCTGACCTGTCTTCGTGACTGCGGGATCGTGGTCGCCGAGCCCGAGGGGCGGCAGACGCGCTACGAGATCGCCGACCCGCACCTCGCGGCGGCGCTCACGGCGCTGGTGGACGTGACGCTGGCCGTGGACGAGCACGCGCCGTGCGTGGACGCCGAGTGCACGGTGCCGGGCTGCTGCGGGACGGGAGCGGGCGCGTGAGCGCGGCGTGCGGCTGCGACGAGCCGGAGACCCGGGTCGGTGAGGAGGCCGAGGAGGAGCGGGAGCGTCCGTGGTGGCGCGACCGCGGGATCATGTTCCCGGTGTTCTCCGGCGTCGCCTTCGGAACCGGTCTGGTCCTGGAATGGGCAGGGGCGGAGAGCCCGGCGCTGGTGGCGTTCTGGATCGGCCTGCTGCTGGGCGCGTCGACGTTCACGCCCGGCGCGATCCGCAAGCTCTTCAAGGGCAAGCTGGGCATCGGGCTGCTGATGACGATCAGCGCGGTCGGCGCGGTCATCCTCGGCTACGTCGAGGAGGCCGCAGCGTTGGCGTTCTTGTACTCGATCGCCGAGGCGCTGGAGGACAAGGCGATGGACCGCGCCCGCGGCGGGCTGCGGGCGCTGCTCAAGCTGGTCCCGGAGACCGCGACCATCCCGCAGAACGGCGCGTCCGTGGAGGTCGCTGCGAAGGATCTGGCCGTTGGGCAGCTGATGCTCGTGCGGCCGGGTGAGCGGATCGCGACCGACGGGATCGTCCGCACGGGTCGGTCGAGCCTGGACACCTCGGCGATCACCGGGGAGTCGATCCCGGTGGAGGTCGAGCCCGGCGACGCGGTGTCGGCCGGGGCGATCAACACCGCCGGTGCCCTGGAGGTCGAGACGACCGCGGCGGGCACCGACAACTCGCTGACCACGATCGTGGAGCTGGTGGAGCAGGCGCAGGCCGAGAAGGGCGACCGCGCCCGCCTGGCCGACCGCATCGCCCGGCCGCTCGTGCCCGGCGTGCTGATCCTCGCCGCCCTCGTCGCGATCATCGGCTCGCTGCTGGGCGACCCGGAGCTGTGGATCACCCGCGCCCTCGTGGTGCTCGTCGCCGCGTCGCCGTGCGCGCTGGCGATCTCCGTTCCGCTGACCGTGGTCGCCGCGATCGGCTCGGCGAGCAGGTTCGGCGTGATCATCAAGTCCGGCGCGGTCTTCGAGCGGTTCGGCGTGATCCGCCACGTCGCCGTCGACAAGACCGGCACCCTCACCCGCAACGAGCCCGCCGTCACCGCCGTCCTCACCGCCGACGGGGTGGACGAGGCGCTGGCATTGGCGTGGGCGGCGGCGCTGGAGCAGCACAGCACCCACCCGCTGGCCGCCGCGATCACCGCCGCCTCGCCCGGGGCCCCCGCCGCCTTGGACGTGACCGAGCAGGCCGGGCACGGGATCGAGGGCATCCTCGACGGGGCCCGGGTCACCGTCGGCAGCCCTCGATGGCTCGACGCGGGAACGCTCAAGGACCGGGTCGCGGGCCTGGAGGAGCAGGGCATGACCGTCGTGATCCTGCACCGCGACGACGTCCCGGTCGCCGCGATCGGGGTCCGCGACGAGCTGCGCCCCGAGGTCCCCGAGGTGGTCCGCACCCTCGCCGCGCAGGGCGTCGGGGCGACCATGCTCACCGGCGACAACGCCCGCACCGCCCGGGCGCTGGCCGTGCAGGCCGGGATCGAGGACGTGTGCGCCGAGCTGCGTCCCGAGGACAAGGCCACCGCGATCAGCGAGCTGGGCAGGCACGGCTCGGTCGCGATGATCGGCGACGGCATCAACGACGCCCCCGCCCTGGCCGCCGCGGACATCGGCATCGCGATGGGCGCGACCGGCTCCGACGCCGCGATCGAGTCCGCCGACGTCGCCTTCACCGGCCACGACCTCCGTCTGCTCCCGCGCGCGTTCGACCACGCCCGCCGCGGCAGGCACATCATCAACCAGAACATCATCCTGTCCCTGCTGATCATCACCGCGCTGCTGCCGCTGGCCCTGTTCGGCGTGCTCGGCCTCGCAGCGGTGGTGCTCGTGCACGAGATCGCCGAGGTGATAGTGATCCTCAACGGGCTCCGCGCCGCCAGGACGAGGAAGACCGCCTCGTGAACGTGCTGGATGCCGTCGAGACGGCTGACGCCGGCGTCGCGGACGAGAAGGCCCCGCCTCCTCCCACCCGGCGGGCGGTCGGCGCAGCTCTCGCCGTCGGCGCGCTCGGCCTCGCTCTGGACCAGGGGACGAAGGCCCTCGCGGGCGCGCGGCTGACGCCGGGCGAACGGGTCCCGCTGCTCGGCGACGTGTTCGGCCTGTCCCTGGTCTACAACCCCGGGGCCGCGTTCTCGCTCGGCGCGGGATCGACGTGGGTCTTCACGGCCGTCGGCGTCCTCGCTTCAGTGGCGGTGGTCGTGTTCGCCGTGCGCCTACGGGGCTTGCGGTGGGGCCTTGCCCTGGGCATGACCCTCGGCGGTGCAGTCGGCAACCTCGTCGACCGGATCGGTAACCCGCCCGCGATCGCTCAAGGGCACGTCACGGACTTCCTCGCCTACGGGAGCCTCTTCGTCGGGAACGTCGCGGACGTCTTCGTGGTCGCCGGTGTCGGCCTGGTCTGCCTGAACCTCGCCTCGCCGAGGCCAGGCGAGAATCACCGCGCACGAAATGCCCAGCCGTGATGAACTGGAACAGCTGAACATCGCCACCTACAGGAGATGTTTCGTCACGAAAGTGCGACCTCGGTATTCGGAATCCATTCCAGTTCTACTCCACCGAGTTCTTGCATCCGGCGGGGCGTATTCGATCGATGCTTGGGGCCTACCGTGCATTGATCAAGGCGTGTCGAAGCAACACTCATCGCGTGAAGCAGGGCCTCTATCGTTCCACCTGGCAAACCGGGCAGAAGTGGCTCGATAAGTTCATGCTCTTCTTCCGCACCATCCGCGTTCCGCAACGCTCGCACGGGTATCTAGCGATCCCATAGCCAGCCACAAGGTGCACCCCGTAGCCTGAGTCCCACAATAGATGCAATGAATTACGGGAGGGGTGACGAAGGGGTCTGAACTGTTCACCGGCGGATTCACGCCGGCGGGCGTGGTGACGTACAGTGCCTATGTTACGAGAACGGAGCCTCAGGACTTCAGCCTGAGAGGAACGGGCGCAGTCGAGGAAAGAGCCGGCCACAAGCGATCTACGGTCCAGGAAACCTCTGCCATCGACGGATGGACATTACATCCCTGCTCCGAAGACCCAACTTCGACCTCTCATCTTCGTTTGGCATCACATTCGAGCAGGTGGTCAGCGAAGATCCGGGTGATGTCCTCGCCTGTTCGCGCGTCAGCCGCAGCGCTGCTTTGCCGATCTTCTGGACGTGCTCGTCGTGCACGACCGAGCCGAGCGCCTAGTCCAGGACCGAGACTCGGATCATTGTCCTGATGAGCGGGCGTCCGTCGCGTCCACTCACCTTCTCGGTACGGGCCGGAAGTCTTCCCCGCCATATTCGCCGCCAGATGATCTTGGCGCTGTAGTTTTGGCGCTCGGCGGTAGTTACGACGTCGAGTCAATCGTCCTCAGATTCCAGCAGAGTCGTGCTCACTCCGTCGTCGCGCTCGGCCGGTCGTCGGCAGAGTGCGCTTGCTCGGCGTCGCAGCAGTCTCCCTTGGCCTTCCAGATGGACATAGGACGGCGTCCGGCGAGGGTTCCGAGCAGCAGCGCGACGAACACGGCCGCGACGGACACTCCGGTCACGACGCCGACGTGCCCCTGGACCCAGTCAGACACCGAAGTTGCGACCGCGGCGACGGCATTGGTGCGGCCGAACGCTGAAGCGTCACCGGTGACGGCCGGGTACCAGTACCAGGCCAGGTAGGCCCCGGTGAGGATGAGCACGGCGGCGGTGACCCTGGGGCCATAGCGTGCCAGTGAGGCAATGCGTCGCGAGAGCGCCGTACCGGCAGCGGCAGCGGTGACGGCGACGAGCAGCAGGACGCTCGCGGATCCCGCGGCGTAGACGGCGAAGACGAGGAGCAGGCCGGCGAAGCTGGCTGTGGCCTGCGCCTGCGCGACGACGGCGAGGAACACTCCGAAGGTGCACGACAGCGACGCCGCGGCGTAGCCGACCCCGAAGACGACCATGCGTGCGGTGCTCGGCGGACGCGCCGTGACCCGGCTGGGGATGCCGGGCAGCCGGAGCGAGAACGAGCGACCGGCCAGCATCGCCGCGCCGAACAGGACGAGCACGACGCCGACGGCGAGCCCCAGTGCTGGAGCGGCCTGGATCAGGCTCCGCGCTCCGGCACTCACAGCGATACCCGCCAGCGCCAGCGTGCCTGCGAACCCGATCGTCACGGCGAGGCCTGCCCGCAGCGATCGCAGGAGGCGCACCGGGGCCGGGGAGGATGCGGCGTCGCCCAGCGCGTGGGTGATCCATGCCGGAAGCAGTGCAAAACCGCAGGGGTTGACCGGGGCGATCATTCCGGCAGCGAAGGCGAGGGCAAGGAGTCCACCCATGGCTCAGGCCCCGGCCTTTTCGAGCTCGCCGATGATCGTCTCAGCGTCGGGGTCGGTGGCGCGGAAAGTCACCCGGCCGTCGGAATCGACGATGATGAGCGTGGATAGCGCGGCGACGTCGAATCGCTGGGACAGGGTTGCGCCCTGGTCGATGGCGGCGGGGACGCGTTCAGCCTCGACGTATTTCATGAAGCCTTCGATAGTCTCCTTGGTTTCGCGCGGATCCATGTCGACGGCGAGGAATCCGGCACCGGTGCCGTTCGCTTCCGCGCTGGCGGCGGCCTCGCCGAGGGATCGGACCCCGCCGACGCATTCGCCGCAGCCGACAGAGAAGAAGAACACCGCGGTGGGCTTCCCCGCGGCGGGCAGGCTGACCTGCCTGCCGTCGATGCTGGTCACGGCCGCGGGCGAGCCGACATCGGCTGTGGGCGCGGCGTCGTCAGATTTGCCGCAGGCGGTCAGGACCAGCGGTCCTGCGACCATGAGGCCTGCGAACGAGAGCGCCGCGCGGCGGGTGAGGGGGGTGGTCATAGGTTCTGGTCTTCCTTCGTGTCGGTGGCATGATCGGAATCAATGGTCGGGCAGCAGTCGTGGCCGGTGCGGTCGCTGCGGGTCCGGCGGTGGGCGGCGGCGAGTACGACGAGCACCACGAGCGCCATGCCGGTGCCTACCACCCAGGGGTTGGCGAGGATCCCGCCGAGGCCGGCGAGCACGCCGCCGGCGATGAGCAGCGGCAGACCGCAGCACAGTGCCATGAGGAGCACGACCCCTGCCCCGAGCACCAGGCCGCCGCCGGGTCGGTCGTCGCGTCTGGTCGTCATCGGTGTTCTCGTTTCATTCGGGGCCCGGCTAGCAGCAGCGGTGGCAGCAGTCGGCAGTCTGGGCGTCGGCCCGGAGCCGGTCGAGCAGGTGGGAAGCGAGTTCGATGCCGATCCGATGGGCTTCGATCACCGGCACCGCTTGAGCCCCTGGGTGCTCAGCGAGCCATCCGGCGGCGTCGTCTGCAGATGTAAAGTAGTGCACCTGGTCGCAGAACGAGGAGCGGATCGAGGTGATCTGCTCCGGGTTCACCAGGGACACGACGGCGCTCGAGGGTTCGACGCGGGTGACGCCGGTGGCAGGGTCGACGTTGACGGCGACGACGATCCTCTCGCCGCTGGCCGGGGAGACAGACTCCACGCGGGCCGCCCGGTCGAGGAGGCCAGGGAAGATCAGGGTGTCCAAGGCGCACCAGGTGTAGAGCTCCTGATCGGCCACGGCGAATCGGTGCGGGGTCGGGCGCAGGGTGAGGCCCTGGCCGACGATGCGGCCCTGGTCGTCGTACTCAGTGTCGGGCACGGCGGCCAGTCCGTTGCAGACCTGCTCAGGGGTGCGGCCGGCGGCGGTGGCGAGCTGCTCGATCGTGACGGGGTCGCCGTCGACGAGCAGCCGCAGCAGCGGGACCAGCAGGCCGGGGTCGAGGCCGGTCTCCTCGGGCCTGTTGAGCCGATCGGGCAGTTGCGTGCTGAGGTCGGACATTTCGGTTTCCTCCATTTCTGAGTTCGGGCAGGTGCTGCTTCCGGGTCGGGTCAGGCGCAGCAGGACAGCTTCGAGACGTCGGCGGTGAAGGCCTTGGCGGCGATCCGGATGCCCTCGGCCATGGTCAGGTACGGGGCCCAGGCGTCGGCGACCTCCGCGACGCTCTTGCCAAGCACGTGGACTCCGGCAGCGGCGAGCTCTCCGGCGTCCTTGGCAACGGCGGTGAGGCCGAGGATCTCTCCGGTGTCCGCGTCGGCGACCATCTTGATGAACCCGCGGGTGTCCCGGTTCACCAGCGCGCGGGGCACGTACTCCAGCGGCAGCACCCGGCAGTCGCAGCGGATGCCTGCGTCGAGGACCTGCTTCTCGGTCATGCCGACCGCGCCGATGGCAGGCCCGGTGAACGTCACACGCGGCAACCGGGCATAGTCCACCGACCTCTCGGCGTCGGCGAAGGCGTTCTCGGCGACCAGAGTGCCGTGGTGGGCGGCGACGTAGACGAATTCGGGGTGCCCGGTCACGTCGCCGGCGGCCCAGATCCGGGGGTTCGAGGACTGCAGCTGGTCGGAGACCACGATCTGCCCGGATTCGCCGGTCTTGACCTCCACCGCCTCAGGGTTCAAGGCATCGGTCACGGGCCGGCGGCCGAGCGCGACCAGGAGCTGGTCGGCGCGGAACTCCTGCGAACCGCCGGACACGTCGGCGGCCACGATGACCTTCCCGTCGGCGCTGCGAGCGACGCTGGTCGGGACCGCTCGGCGGACCACCCGGATGCCCTCGTCGGCGAAGACCTCGGCCAGCGCCTTGGACACCTCCGGCTCCTCCTTCGAGGCCAGCCGGGAGCGCACCAGGAGGGTGACATTCGATCCGAGGCGGGCGAACAGCTGGGCCTGCTCCAGCGCCACGTATCCGCCGCCGAGCACCAGCAGCGACTCGGGGACCTCGGTCAGCTCCATCGCCGTCGTGGAGGTCAGGTACCCGGCCTCCTCCAGCCCGTCGATCGGCGGGGCCCAGGGATGTGAGCCTGTGGCGACCAGGTACTGGGCGGCCTCGATCGTCTCGACAGCGCCCTCGGCAGACCTGACCTCGAGGACCGGAGCTTCAGGGGTGCCGGCGAACGCGGCTTCGCCCTGCCGTACGTGCCAGCCGTACGACTCGGCGACGTCCACGTACTTTTCACCCCGCAAGCCCTCGACGAGGTCCTGCTTCCCGCCAATCAGCGTCGGCATGTCCACCGGTCCCGCGGCCGTGGCGATGCCGGGGAACCGCTGCGAGGCGTCTACGGCAACATGCCGGGCATCAGCGGCGGCGATGAGCGCCTTCGACGGCACGCAGCCGGTGTTCACGCACGTGCCGCCGAAGGTCCCGCGCTCGATCATCGCCACCGACTTGCCGAGCGTGGTCGCGCGGATGGCGGCGGCGAACGCGCCGCCTCCGGATCCGATGATGGCGAGGTCGTACTTGGTAGGCATCGCTGCTCCTGTCAGTCCTTGGATTTCTGCTCCGTCTCAGCCATACTGGACCTTCCAGTACAGGGGAAGGTCAAGCGCGGCCGCGACACGGATGGAGGAGGCCATGAGGATCGGGGAATTCGCCGAGGCGGCCGGCACCACGGCGAAGACGCTGAGGTTCTACGAAGAGCAGGGGCTGCTCCCCCCGCCCGACAGGACGTCGTCGGGGTACCGCGACTACCCGCCGGACGCAATCGCGCGCGTCGACTTCGTCCACCGCGGCCAGGCTGCCGGCCTCACGCTCGCCCAGATCCGCCAGATTGTGGACATCCGCGACGCCGGCCACGCCCCGTGCGCCCACGTCCGAGACCTGCTCGACGCGCGCCTGCGCGACATCGAGCAGCAGATCGCCCAGCTCACCGCCTTGCGCGACACCATCGCCAACCTCCGGGACGACGCGGCGCACCCCGAGCCCGAGACCTGCAGCGCGGACCAGGTCTGCCGGTACGTATAGACAAGAGAGCCGCGACCGGCGAATCCGACAGACCGCTGTTCCAGGGCGCACGACGATGCGCAGTGGCGCAACGATGCTGCCCCCTTCAGGGATGGCGGCAGGGACGATGGCCAGAGGAGCCGTTCTGGCATCGACATCTCGGTTTGGTCGATTGGCGAGCACCACGTCAGGACACGAGGACAGACCGGTTCAGAAGGGCCGGATCTGTTCACTCGGGACTCGCCGAGCTAGCAGAGCTGACCGCGGTCCACCATCCACGGCGATGAGACTCGCTATATATCTATGTACAGCGGATCGAGCCGAACCCCACTGCGACCGCGGTCCGCCTGCAACTCGAGAGACGACCTCTCGACTAGCGTTTCCGCTGGCAGAGCGGGCAAGAATAGCTCGACCCGTTCATCAACTTCTCCCGCACGATCGGCGTCCCGCAGCGCCTGCAGGGCCGGCCGGCACGACCGTAGGCATTCAGCCTGCGGGCAAAATACCCGCTGCTGCCGGCCACGTCGACATAGAGGGAATCGAACGACGTTCCGCCCTGAACGAGCGCTGCATCCATGACCTCCCGCGCGGCATCGATCAGCGCAGAGATCCTTGGCTTGCTCAACGACGATGCCGCCGTCTCCCCGTGCACCTTGGCAGCCCAGAGCGCCTCGTCGGCGTAGATGTTCCCGATACCGGACACCACCCTCTGATCCAGCAGCACGCGCTTGATCCCGGTGCGCCTGGTCTTGATCCGCGCGACCGCTGCCGCCTGGTCGAACAGCGGATCGAACGGATCCCGCGCGATGTGGGCAATCGGCGAAGGCAGCACCGCACCGCCCTCGTCGTACATCAGATGCCCGAACGTGCGCTGGTCTTCGAACCGCAGATCATGGCCGCCGTCGGTGAAGGTGAACCGAGCCCGCTCGTGAGTAGCGACTGCCGCCTCCGGCGAGGCGATGAGCATCTGCCCGCTCATCCCCAGATGCGCGAGCAGCGCGTCCTCGCCGTCCAGGACCAGCCACAAGTACTTACCGCGTCGCGCAGTCCCGGTGATCATCGCACCGACCAACCGCACTGCCAGATCCCCCGGACCGCCCACATGACGGCGGGCCGCACGCGGATGCAGAATAGTGGCCGAGGCGATCGTACGGTCACGGACATGATCGTCGAGTCCACGGCGCACGACCTCGACCTCAGGAAGTTCAGGCACGGCTAGCACCTCGCATGATCCGGGACCCGGAGTTACGGCGGTGCGCTACTGAGCATGTCGGGCCTGGTCAGACCGGGAAACGACTCGTTGACGTCGGGCCACTGTCCGGCACTGCCATGCGGGATCTTTGCGCGTGCGACTTGCTTCGACCCGCTTTACATGAATGTAGAAGGGGCCCTACTTCCCACGTTAGGTACATTGAAAAAAGGTGAGTCCGATAAGACGGTGTTTCCGCTGGTCAGAGATCATTTCCCCGCGAAATGACGTGCCAAGGAAGTGTGCTGCCCACAGACCAGAGTACGGCCTCAGGACTTCAACATGCCAACGGCCCGGTCGAAGGAAGAATCGGGCGCTCGCGACCGTGCGCACCGAGTACCGCTGCCGAATATTGGACCGTGTCCCACGACTGAGCCCCGGTTCGTGAGTGTCAAGCTCGCACGAGGAGCTCGGTTGACCATGCGATTCACGCGAGGGTCCTGCGACCTCGTGCGGGAGTCCCGCGTCGCGCCTGGCATGCGCTCATCGGGTCGCCCCTACGCCGCGCGGGTGAACGAGCGGCTGAAGCCTTGCCCGCCGAGGACCAGGCTTCGTGCCGGCGCTAGGCGCTCGGCCTCATAGGCCTCCAGCGCTGCA
It encodes the following:
- a CDS encoding cytochrome c biogenesis CcdA family protein; translated protein: MGGLLALAFAAGMIAPVNPCGFALLPAWITHALGDAASSPAPVRLLRSLRAGLAVTIGFAGTLALAGIAVSAGARSLIQAAPALGLAVGVVLVLFGAAMLAGRSFSLRLPGIPSRVTARPPSTARMVVFGVGYAAASLSCTFGVFLAVVAQAQATASFAGLLLVFAVYAAGSASVLLLVAVTAAAAGTALSRRIASLARYGPRVTAAVLILTGAYLAWYWYPAVTGDASAFGRTNAVAAVATSVSDWVQGHVGVVTGVSVAAVFVALLLGTLAGRRPMSIWKAKGDCCDAEQAHSADDRPSATTE
- a CDS encoding heavy metal-responsive transcriptional regulator, producing MRIGEFAEAAGTTAKTLRFYEEQGLLPPPDRTSSGYRDYPPDAIARVDFVHRGQAAGLTLAQIRQIVDIRDAGHAPCAHVRDLLDARLRDIEQQIAQLTALRDTIANLRDDAAHPEPETCSADQVCRYV
- a CDS encoding MerR family transcriptional regulator, giving the protein MKISEVAERSGVPASTLRYYERLGFLAARRSPNGYRDFDEGHLERLDFIASAKRLGLELPEIRRLLELADTGTCTGVKVALQPLLAEQIAAVERQISIPTALQEQLSAAQAHVDDCPDSDEQCRSECAFRAFARTAPVPDQ
- a CDS encoding arsenic resistance protein; the encoded protein is MQMSVEWMERHEVALYVAGPAIGAVVGLAWPVVAYPAELAIHPVLALLLYATFLGIPFGRIGHAFRDWRFLAAILVVNFVLVPAVVWLLSGIVAHDQVLLVGVLFVLLTPCIDYVIVFAGLAGGDEEKLLAAAPLLMLTQMLLLPLYLWLFVGAEFVGSVEFAPFVEAFVLIIALPLVGAALTQLSAARSRAARRVEQAVMGAMVPLMVATLAVVVASQIARVSARLGSLLLAVPVYVLFAAVMVPVGMLAGRVAGLDVPGRRAIVFIGATRNSLVVLPLVLALPAAFDLAPLVVVTQTLVELVVMVVFVRLIPWIIRVAHDPAIGPAKSVS
- a CDS encoding signal peptidase II, producing the protein MNVLDAVETADAGVADEKAPPPPTRRAVGAALAVGALGLALDQGTKALAGARLTPGERVPLLGDVFGLSLVYNPGAAFSLGAGSTWVFTAVGVLASVAVVVFAVRLRGLRWGLALGMTLGGAVGNLVDRIGNPPAIAQGHVTDFLAYGSLFVGNVADVFVVAGVGLVCLNLASPRPGENHRARNAQP
- the mutM gene encoding bifunctional DNA-formamidopyrimidine glycosylase/DNA-(apurinic or apyrimidinic site) lyase — its product is MPELPEVEVVRRGLDDHVRDRTIASATILHPRAARRHVGGPGDLAVRLVGAMITGTARRGKYLWLVLDGEDALLAHLGMSGQMLIASPEAAVATHERARFTFTDGGHDLRFEDQRTFGHLMYDEGGAVLPSPIAHIARDPFDPLFDQAAAVARIKTRRTGIKRVLLDQRVVSGIGNIYADEALWAAKVHGETAASSLSKPRISALIDAAREVMDAALVQGGTSFDSLYVDVAGSSGYFARRLNAYGRAGRPCRRCGTPIVREKLMNGSSYSCPLCQRKR
- a CDS encoding TlpA family protein disulfide reductase, translated to MTTPLTRRAALSFAGLMVAGPLVLTACGKSDDAAPTADVGSPAAVTSIDGRQVSLPAAGKPTAVFFFSVGCGECVGGVRSLGEAAASAEANGTGAGFLAVDMDPRETKETIEGFMKYVEAERVPAAIDQGATLSQRFDVAALSTLIIVDSDGRVTFRATDPDAETIIGELEKAGA
- the merB gene encoding organomercurial lyase MerB encodes the protein MSDLSTQLPDRLNRPEETGLDPGLLVPLLRLLVDGDPVTIEQLATAAGRTPEQVCNGLAAVPDTEYDDQGRIVGQGLTLRPTPHRFAVADQELYTWCALDTLIFPGLLDRAARVESVSPASGERIVVAVNVDPATGVTRVEPSSAVVSLVNPEQITSIRSSFCDQVHYFTSADDAAGWLAEHPGAQAVPVIEAHRIGIELASHLLDRLRADAQTADCCHRCC
- the merA gene encoding mercury(II) reductase produces the protein MPTKYDLAIIGSGGGAFAAAIRATTLGKSVAMIERGTFGGTCVNTGCVPSKALIAAADARHVAVDASQRFPGIATAAGPVDMPTLIGGKQDLVEGLRGEKYVDVAESYGWHVRQGEAAFAGTPEAPVLEVRSAEGAVETIEAAQYLVATGSHPWAPPIDGLEEAGYLTSTTAMELTEVPESLLVLGGGYVALEQAQLFARLGSNVTLLVRSRLASKEEPEVSKALAEVFADEGIRVVRRAVPTSVARSADGKVIVAADVSGGSQEFRADQLLVALGRRPVTDALNPEAVEVKTGESGQIVVSDQLQSSNPRIWAAGDVTGHPEFVYVAAHHGTLVAENAFADAERSVDYARLPRVTFTGPAIGAVGMTEKQVLDAGIRCDCRVLPLEYVPRALVNRDTRGFIKMVADADTGEILGLTAVAKDAGELAAAGVHVLGKSVAEVADAWAPYLTMAEGIRIAAKAFTADVSKLSCCA
- a CDS encoding heavy metal translocating P-type ATPase codes for the protein MSAACGCDEPETRVGEEAEEERERPWWRDRGIMFPVFSGVAFGTGLVLEWAGAESPALVAFWIGLLLGASTFTPGAIRKLFKGKLGIGLLMTISAVGAVILGYVEEAAALAFLYSIAEALEDKAMDRARGGLRALLKLVPETATIPQNGASVEVAAKDLAVGQLMLVRPGERIATDGIVRTGRSSLDTSAITGESIPVEVEPGDAVSAGAINTAGALEVETTAAGTDNSLTTIVELVEQAQAEKGDRARLADRIARPLVPGVLILAALVAIIGSLLGDPELWITRALVVLVAASPCALAISVPLTVVAAIGSASRFGVIIKSGAVFERFGVIRHVAVDKTGTLTRNEPAVTAVLTADGVDEALALAWAAALEQHSTHPLAAAITAASPGAPAALDVTEQAGHGIEGILDGARVTVGSPRWLDAGTLKDRVAGLEEQGMTVVILHRDDVPVAAIGVRDELRPEVPEVVRTLAAQGVGATMLTGDNARTARALAVQAGIEDVCAELRPEDKATAISELGRHGSVAMIGDGINDAPALAAADIGIAMGATGSDAAIESADVAFTGHDLRLLPRAFDHARRGRHIINQNIILSLLIITALLPLALFGVLGLAAVVLVHEIAEVIVILNGLRAARTRKTAS
- the cmtR gene encoding Cd(II)/Pb(II)-sensing metalloregulatory transcriptional regulator CmtR, with product MLTIASRLDVMNRLGRAMADPTRSRILMTLLDGPSYPAVLSRELELTRSNVSNHLTCLRDCGIVVAEPEGRQTRYEIADPHLAAALTALVDVTLAVDEHAPCVDAECTVPGCCGTGAGA